In Malus sylvestris chromosome 15, drMalSylv7.2, whole genome shotgun sequence, a single genomic region encodes these proteins:
- the LOC126603951 gene encoding general transcription and DNA repair factor IIH subunit TFB4, whose amino-acid sequence MASAASKLYADDVSLLMVLLDTNPFFWSSSNLPFSKFLPHVLAFLNSILLLNQLNQVVVITTGYNSCSYIYDSSSDSNQGSDHGRIMPARCSNLLQKLEEFVIKDEQLFKEGSREGISSSLLSGSLSMALCYIQRVFRSGPLHPQPRILCLQGSSDGPEQYVAIMNSIFSAQRSMVPIDSCYMGSSNSAFLQQASYITGGVYLKPQQPNGLFQYLSTVFATDLHSRAFLQLPKSLGVDFRASCFCHKKTIDMGYICSVCLSIFCKHHKKCSTCGSVFGQAQLDASSTSNRKRKTPET is encoded by the exons ATGGCTTCGGCCGCTTCGAAGCTCTACGCCG ACGATGTGAGCCTTCTGATGGTTTTGCTGGACACGAACCCTTTCTTCTGGAGCTCATCCAATCTCCCGTTCTCCAAGTTTCTCCCCCAC GTACTTGCGTTTCTGAACTCGATTCTGCTGCTCAATCAACTCAACCAGGTGGTGGTTATTACCACGGGGTACAATTCCTGCAGCTACATCTACGATTCTTCTTCGGACTCGAACCAGGGCTCTGATCATGGAAGAATAATGCCGGCGCGGTGCTCTAACTTGTTGCAGAAGCTGGAGGAATTCGTGATCAAAGACGAGCAATTGTTCAAAGAAGGGTCGAGAGAAGGGATTTCTTCTTCTCTGCTATCTGGGTCTTTATCAATGGCTCTTTGTT ATATACAGAGGGTTTTTCGATCAGGGCCACTTCATCCTCAACCTCGC ATTTTATGCTTGCAGGGATCATCGGATGGACCTGAACA ATATGTTGCAATCATGAATTCAATATTTTCTGCACAGCGTTCTATG GTTCCTATAGATTCTTGCTATATGGGATCGAGCAACTCTGCCTTCCTACAGCAG GCTTCATATATTACTGGTGGTGTGTATCTGAAGCCCCAACAACCAAATGGACTGTTTCAGTATCTCTCG ACAGTTTTTGCAACTGATTTGCATTCTCGAGCATTTTTACAGCTTCCTAAGTCTCTCGGTGTGGATTTTCGTGCCTC GTGTTTTTGCCATAAGAAGACAATAGACATGGGCTACATTTGTTCTGTGTGCTTGTCCATTTTTTGTAAGCATCACAAGAAATGTTCAACTTGTGG GTCAGTATTTGGTCAAGCCCAGTTAGATGCTTCCTCAACATCCAACAGGAAAAGAAAGACGCCAGAGACATAA
- the LOC126603952 gene encoding uncharacterized protein LOC126603952, which yields MGGHGTIEVAKTVMEVADVAWTALEHGRHHLHHDDHEGTKCAVSDEELEALRAENRRLRNSLEQNLKLLQNLSESPAVLDDCPPDLHARLVATVESNSFLTRIEALQKESIDEYQFPFKPATESDLEKAEVLIKVDNEEPSWWVWITDDMIPGKVEERSGIDNENYVVVSEEHVVDGVANFMAKCIVSNPKARNLTPEELQKIVAKAMGGVSKLEKVLGIWHAGKLFYALSTWGLALAGLYRSRAVLKFAAMGLHTSSKAIMRAM from the exons atgggaggaCATGGAACGATAGAGGTGGCCAAGACGGTGATGGAGGTTGCCGACGTGGCGTGGACCGCCTTGGAACACGGCCGCCATCACCTCCACCACGACGACCACGAGGGGACCAAGTGTGCGGTTTCCGACGAAGAACTGGAGGCTCTGCGGGCGGAGAATCGGCGGCTGAGGAACTCCCTGGAGCAGAATCTCAAGCTGCTTCAGAACCTGTCCGAGTCGCCTGCGGTGTTGGACGATTGCCCTCCTGAT CTGCATGCTCGGTTAGTGGCGACGGTGGAATCGAACAGCTTCTTGACTCGAATCGAAGCTCTTCAGAAGGAATCCATTGATGAATATCAGTTTCCTTTCAAGCCAGCCACAG AAAGCGATTTGGAGAAAGCTGAAGTTCTAATCAAAGTCGACAATGAAGAACCGAGTTGGTGGGTGTGGATCACGGATGACATGATTCCGGGTAAAGTCGAGGAGAGGAGTGGGATTGACAATGAGAACTATGTTGTTGTTAGTGAGGAGCATGTGGTGGATGGGGTTGCCAATTTTATGGCTAAGTGTATTGTGTCGAACCCAAAAGCTCGG AATTTGACGCCGGAGGAGCTGCAGAAAA TTGTAGCTAAAGCGATGGGTGGTGTCAGCAAATTGGAGAAGGTATTGGGTATTTGGCATGCGGGGAAGTTGTTCTATGCGTTGTCCACCTGGGGACTGGCTCTAGCTGG ATTGTATAGGAGCCGTGCGGTATTAAAATTTGCCGCAATGGGGCTGCACACAAGCAGCAAAGCGATTATGAGAGCAATGTGA